The Flavobacterium jumunjinense genome includes a region encoding these proteins:
- a CDS encoding helix-turn-helix transcriptional regulator, producing the protein MNLSKWLQFAKPNLNFFNDGFFEFPYLANSPELFIKSTIKSLGSKHVPEDQTVYRNNPFIKGEMRYRKIDEGLWLTITNIEFKHNAVIKSVYDKSIPSEHYSVTFTIFESEIKLQNSFIDKMPFFNKFWGFKKPGTDVGASFYKGSKCQFFIFYISPSWLEKHVPLHKLDSKIPFKMFLDSDKGFISYQDIVPNAEELTHEILHTFKTFKDDIFSETILKAQTLSLISTFFKNAFEDLRTEGYQKKGAIDYKLVAKCESMIAINLHSRFIGIDALAQKLNISSTKLKSDFKSVYGTSILQYVIDKKMQLAMQLILTTEMQIKHIGNQVGYDNPSKFSATFKKKYGRLPSDFSTDSAVN; encoded by the coding sequence ATGAACCTATCTAAATGGTTACAGTTCGCAAAGCCAAATTTAAATTTTTTTAATGATGGCTTTTTTGAATTTCCTTATTTGGCAAATTCCCCCGAATTATTTATTAAATCTACCATAAAATCTCTTGGAAGTAAACATGTACCAGAAGATCAAACTGTTTATCGAAACAATCCTTTTATAAAAGGAGAAATGCGCTATCGAAAAATAGACGAAGGTTTGTGGCTTACGATTACTAATATTGAATTTAAACACAATGCAGTAATAAAATCAGTGTACGATAAGAGTATCCCAAGTGAGCATTATTCTGTTACATTTACAATTTTTGAAAGCGAAATTAAACTTCAAAACTCCTTTATAGATAAAATGCCCTTTTTTAATAAATTTTGGGGTTTTAAAAAACCTGGGACAGATGTGGGTGCTAGTTTTTACAAGGGCTCTAAATGCCAATTTTTTATTTTTTATATAAGCCCAAGTTGGTTAGAAAAACACGTACCACTTCACAAGTTAGATTCAAAAATTCCATTTAAAATGTTTTTAGATTCTGATAAAGGGTTTATTTCCTATCAAGACATTGTGCCTAATGCAGAAGAATTAACTCATGAAATTTTACATACTTTTAAAACCTTTAAGGACGATATTTTTAGTGAAACTATATTAAAAGCGCAAACTTTAAGCTTAATTTCTACTTTTTTTAAGAATGCTTTTGAAGATTTAAGAACCGAAGGTTATCAAAAAAAGGGTGCAATAGATTATAAATTAGTTGCTAAATGCGAAAGTATGATTGCAATTAACTTGCATTCACGGTTCATAGGTATTGATGCTCTTGCTCAAAAGCTAAATATATCTTCTACTAAGCTAAAATCCGACTTCAAATCGGTTTATGGTACATCAATTTTGCAATATGTTATCGATAAAAAAATGCAATTGGCTATGCAACTGATTCTCACAACTGAAATGCAAATTAAGCATATTGGGAATCAAGTGGGTTATGACAATCCTAGTAAGTTTAGTGCTACATTTAAGAAAAAATATGGCAGACTTCCTTCTGATTTTAGTACCGACAGTGCTGTAAATTAA
- a CDS encoding LytR/AlgR family response regulator transcription factor, translating into MLNTKILIVEDEVLIADYIAELLEEEKFTTIKLAHDEDEAKFLMDSFLPEIILMDINLNGLNAGIELAKNKNGKAKVIFLTGQYDYKLMNDALQTNPDSYLTKPIKKQDVIAAINLVIIKQKANFITIKDGYDEVKISLDDILFIKSDANYIDIQLLNKKYTTRQSLDAFLEEIQSDNFKKVHRSYIVNRSKITKKNSTSVFVNEIEIPLSRKLDFEL; encoded by the coding sequence ATGTTAAATACCAAAATACTAATAGTGGAAGACGAGGTTTTAATCGCTGATTATATTGCAGAGCTATTAGAAGAAGAAAAGTTTACCACTATAAAATTGGCTCATGATGAAGATGAGGCTAAATTCCTAATGGATTCTTTTTTGCCAGAGATAATTTTAATGGACATTAATTTAAACGGATTAAATGCTGGGATTGAATTAGCAAAAAACAAAAATGGAAAAGCCAAAGTAATCTTCTTAACGGGTCAGTATGATTATAAATTAATGAACGATGCCTTACAAACAAATCCAGATTCGTATTTAACAAAACCCATTAAAAAACAAGATGTAATAGCAGCCATTAATTTAGTCATTATAAAACAAAAAGCCAATTTTATTACTATAAAAGACGGTTATGATGAAGTTAAAATAAGTTTAGACGATATATTATTTATTAAAAGTGATGCAAATTATATTGATATTCAATTACTAAATAAAAAGTACACCACTCGACAATCATTAGATGCTTTTCTAGAAGAAATTCAATCGGATAATTTCAAGAAAGTACATCGATCTTATATTGTGAATCGTTCAAAAATAACAAAGAAAAATAGCACTTCTGTTTTTGTAAACGAAATTGAAATTCCCCTCTCAAGAAAACTTGATTTTGAATTATAA
- a CDS encoding tetratricopeptide repeat-containing sensor histidine kinase, whose amino-acid sequence MKYFLFVLFSLHFSFSQNRSLVDDGEKLIYENKLDKAIIYYTKQLKNTTKEEQQIQLLLGLGDAYRLQLNFDKSNQYYSEAYKIIKNTNNIQFEFLYYVKMAEFYRKRTMFIKSVTQLDKAAVILKKNKIKDFYLAKYYNRKAALFTEYFHIQDSTLLYANKSLNLAKKLNDKDNVFYSLLEIAGVHERKKEYKISIRYLEEIIQFAKSNNMQQQEADAYISYIMALARSNQLEKALNTALYAANFSKKHKLFYNEIIFNENIQNLYFRLHNTEKAYEYLKHRLELTTKYNEIKKEELVLNLEAKYKLKEKEHEIKINNLKIVNSNKELENNKVRFYIIMGLFLVTILVTLLVAYFLKQSNQSNKKLQILSEQNEFLLSEANHRINNNLQLVIILISDQLNKLPDNEAQEIKKILKKVNSIATLHRHLYQSNDKTKVDSYKYLNDIKSSFSDLFTENNIATYFTIKEIALPTDMAMYLGLLLTELIINSIKHAFGNLEYKEINFDLKVENEVVYFNYSDNGTKLKGEDIKLKLINKLCRQLKLVYIINTNNGFSFSFQKQLN is encoded by the coding sequence ATGAAGTATTTTCTTTTTGTATTATTCAGCTTACATTTTTCTTTTTCTCAAAATAGGAGCTTAGTAGATGATGGAGAAAAATTGATTTATGAAAATAAATTGGATAAGGCAATAATTTATTATACTAAGCAATTAAAAAACACTACTAAAGAAGAGCAACAAATACAGCTACTTCTTGGTTTAGGAGATGCTTATAGACTTCAATTAAATTTCGATAAATCCAATCAATATTATTCTGAAGCATATAAAATTATCAAAAACACCAATAATATACAATTTGAGTTTTTGTATTATGTGAAAATGGCAGAGTTCTACAGAAAAAGAACAATGTTTATCAAATCTGTAACTCAACTTGATAAAGCAGCTGTTATTTTAAAAAAAAATAAGATTAAAGACTTTTATTTAGCTAAGTATTATAATAGGAAAGCAGCACTTTTTACGGAATATTTTCATATTCAAGATTCAACTCTTTTATATGCAAATAAGTCCCTAAACTTGGCAAAAAAACTTAATGATAAGGATAATGTTTTTTATTCCCTACTTGAGATTGCAGGTGTTCACGAACGCAAAAAAGAGTATAAAATTTCAATACGTTATTTAGAAGAAATAATTCAATTTGCAAAAAGCAACAATATGCAACAGCAAGAAGCTGATGCTTATATAAGTTATATTATGGCTTTAGCAAGAAGTAATCAATTAGAAAAAGCGTTGAATACAGCTTTATATGCAGCTAATTTTTCTAAAAAACACAAATTATTTTATAATGAAATTATTTTTAATGAAAATATTCAAAACTTGTATTTTAGATTGCACAATACAGAAAAAGCATATGAATATTTAAAACACAGATTAGAACTTACAACTAAGTATAACGAGATAAAAAAAGAAGAATTAGTTTTAAACTTAGAAGCAAAATACAAGCTTAAAGAAAAGGAACATGAAATAAAAATTAATAATTTAAAAATTGTCAATAGTAATAAAGAACTAGAAAATAACAAAGTGCGATTTTATATTATCATGGGGCTTTTCTTAGTTACCATTTTAGTCACATTATTAGTTGCCTATTTTTTGAAACAATCCAACCAATCCAATAAAAAACTTCAAATTTTATCGGAACAAAATGAATTTTTACTAAGTGAAGCCAATCATCGTATTAATAATAATCTTCAATTAGTTATTATTCTAATTTCAGATCAACTGAATAAACTTCCTGATAATGAAGCGCAAGAAATTAAAAAAATTCTTAAAAAGGTAAATTCAATAGCAACATTGCACAGACATCTTTATCAGTCTAATGATAAAACAAAAGTAGACAGTTATAAATACCTAAACGATATAAAATCTAGTTTTTCTGACCTATTTACTGAAAATAATATTGCAACATATTTTACAATCAAAGAGATAGCATTACCAACAGATATGGCTATGTATTTGGGGTTATTACTAACAGAACTTATTATAAATTCTATCAAACACGCTTTTGGAAATCTAGAATATAAAGAAATTAATTTCGATTTAAAAGTAGAAAATGAAGTCGTTTATTTTAACTATTCTGATAATGGAACTAAGCTAAAAGGAGAAGATATTAAACTTAAATTAATCAATAAATTGTGTAGACAACTAAAACTAGTATACATTATAAATACGAATAACGGCTTTTCTTTTTCGTTTCAAAAACAATTAAATTAA
- a CDS encoding LamG-like jellyroll fold domain-containing protein has translation MKQIYLSFLLTIFGTFLSFSQIGTHLNFDGVDDYVVIPVTTINDLTQGTISSWVYLNSLSNQTICAKQDDNVGSYAILSVGGGGTSGEVFFQSKNNVTLTSNATLVTGQWYNIVVTFNTAEAKLYIDGVLDITVAADFSIPNNTSSTTVTSLGAWLGDGGGQYLDGTLDEFRVWNTVLTATDITNTKDCEAQAQSQLVAYYKFNQGFNGVDNTSITALVDASGNANGTLNNFARTGTTSNFLSGSPITTGNTCTNTTLSASNFEVANNIKIYPNPTNNFVTVEVNNLTSAKLQVVDIAGKVLMNQSLNTSSNTINVSQLPTGLYLFKVSSNEGTTISKIVKQ, from the coding sequence ATGAAACAAATTTATCTTTCTTTTTTACTGACAATTTTCGGTACTTTTTTATCTTTTTCTCAAATAGGAACTCATTTAAATTTTGATGGAGTAGATGATTATGTAGTTATTCCTGTAACTACTATAAATGACTTAACGCAAGGAACAATTTCTTCATGGGTTTATTTAAATAGTTTATCTAATCAAACTATTTGTGCTAAGCAAGATGACAATGTTGGCTCATATGCAATATTATCTGTAGGTGGTGGTGGTACATCTGGTGAGGTCTTTTTTCAATCAAAAAATAATGTTACTTTAACAAGTAATGCAACTTTAGTAACGGGTCAATGGTATAATATAGTAGTAACATTCAATACTGCTGAAGCAAAATTATATATCGACGGTGTATTAGATATTACCGTTGCAGCAGATTTTTCAATTCCTAATAATACTTCCTCAACTACAGTTACATCGTTAGGTGCGTGGTTAGGTGATGGTGGAGGACAATATTTAGATGGTACATTAGATGAATTTAGAGTTTGGAATACAGTATTAACAGCAACTGACATCACTAATACTAAAGATTGTGAAGCACAAGCTCAATCACAACTAGTTGCTTATTACAAATTTAATCAAGGCTTTAATGGTGTAGATAATACTAGTATAACTGCACTTGTAGATGCATCAGGTAATGCTAATGGTACGTTAAATAATTTTGCTAGAACAGGTACAACTTCAAACTTTTTATCGGGTTCTCCAATTACAACAGGAAACACATGTACAAATACAACTTTAAGTGCTTCTAATTTTGAAGTAGCGAATAACATTAAAATATATCCAAACCCTACAAATAATTTTGTAACAGTTGAAGTGAATAACTTAACAAGCGCAAAATTACAAGTTGTAGATATTGCAGGAAAAGTTTTAATGAATCAATCGTTAAATACAAGTTCTAATACTATTAATGTATCTCAATTACCAACTGGTTTGTATTTGTTTAAAGTATCTTCTAATGAAGGAACTACAATAAGTAAAATAGTGAAACAATAA